A part of Nesterenkonia lutea genomic DNA contains:
- the hisH gene encoding imidazole glycerol phosphate synthase subunit HisH: protein MSGRPDVVVLDYGSGNIHSAVRALERAGADVTLTRDTDAVLNASGLVVPGVGAFAAVMSALREIDGPRWIGRRIAGSRPVLGICVGHQVMFERGVEHGIPADGLGEWPGEVTALPEDAVVPHMGWNTVRPPQDSVLFEGLKDERFYFVHSYAVQSWDFDQSIESMNPPKVTWSHHGTDFIAAVENGPLAATQFHPEKSGDAGMQLLRNWILSL, encoded by the coding sequence GTGAGCGGCAGGCCAGACGTCGTCGTCCTGGACTACGGCTCGGGCAACATCCACTCGGCGGTCCGAGCGCTCGAGCGCGCCGGCGCGGATGTGACGCTGACCCGCGACACCGATGCCGTGCTCAACGCGTCCGGACTCGTGGTGCCCGGCGTGGGCGCCTTCGCCGCAGTGATGTCGGCCCTGCGCGAGATCGACGGTCCCCGCTGGATCGGGCGCCGGATCGCCGGCTCGCGTCCTGTGCTCGGGATCTGCGTGGGACACCAGGTCATGTTCGAACGCGGCGTGGAGCACGGCATCCCCGCAGACGGCCTGGGGGAGTGGCCTGGAGAGGTCACCGCCCTGCCCGAGGACGCTGTGGTCCCACACATGGGCTGGAACACCGTGCGCCCTCCGCAAGACAGCGTGCTCTTCGAGGGACTGAAGGATGAACGCTTCTACTTCGTGCACTCCTACGCCGTGCAGTCCTGGGACTTCGACCAGAGCATCGAATCGATGAACCCGCCGAAGGTGACCTGGAGCCACCACGGCACGGACTTCATCGCCGCCGTGGAGAACGGGCCGCTCGCGGCCACCCAGTTCCACCCCGAGAAGTCCGGCGACGCCGGGATGCAGCTGCTGCGCAACTGGATCCTCAGCCTCTGA
- the hisB gene encoding imidazoleglycerol-phosphate dehydratase HisB codes for MGAELISGRIAQMERVTSESSVKVRMDLDGTGASTINTGVPFYDHMLTALSKHSLIDLDVEASGDTHIDVHHTVEDTAIVLGEVLRAALGDKRGIRRFGDATIPLDEALAQAVVDVSGRPYLVHSGEPEGQQYHLIGGHFTGSMTRHVFEAITYHSGICLHMTLLGGRDPHHIVEAQFKAFARALRQAVESDPRTDEIPSTKGAL; via the coding sequence ATGGGAGCAGAACTGATCTCCGGGCGCATCGCCCAGATGGAACGTGTCACCAGCGAGTCCAGCGTCAAGGTCCGGATGGATCTGGACGGCACTGGAGCCTCCACGATCAACACCGGCGTGCCGTTCTATGACCACATGCTCACCGCGCTGTCCAAGCACTCCTTGATCGACCTGGACGTCGAAGCCTCCGGGGACACGCACATCGATGTGCACCACACGGTGGAGGACACCGCCATCGTCCTGGGCGAGGTGCTTCGCGCCGCGCTGGGGGACAAGCGAGGCATTCGCCGTTTCGGCGATGCCACCATCCCGCTGGACGAGGCGCTGGCACAGGCGGTGGTCGACGTCTCCGGTCGTCCCTACCTGGTGCACTCCGGCGAGCCCGAGGGCCAGCAGTATCACCTGATCGGGGGACACTTCACCGGCTCCATGACCCGGCACGTCTTCGAGGCGATCACCTACCACTCCGGGATCTGCCTGCACATGACCCTGCTCGGCGGTCGCGACCCGCACCACATCGTGGAGGCCCAGTTCAAGGCCTTCGCCCGTGCCCTGCGCCAGGCCGTGGAGTCCGACCCGCGCACCGACGAGATCCCCTCCACCAAAGGTGCCCTGTGA
- a CDS encoding histidinol-phosphate transaminase, with amino-acid sequence MTSSASRNLSRLPLREELRGQEPYGAPQLAVKAMLNVNETTYDVPEDVVDAIAKEVRAAAAVLNRYPDREFSTLRDKLADYLNRDLASEGEPAELTAEHIWAANGSNEIMQHILQAFAGPGRSVLAFPPTYSMYPLYARGTYSEYTPGTRAADFIQTPDDVAAQIREHRPNVVILCSPNNPTGTALTLETVEAAYAAGEDSQTMVVVDEAYGEFRQTGTGSALALLPGRERLIVSRTMSKAFALAGGRLGYLAAAPEVTDAMRLVRLPYHLSAVTQATAVAALDHSSTLMANVERIKAQRDRIVTALEQMGLRPAPSDANFVFFGGLTDEKAAWQHLLDEGILIRDVGIPGHLRVTAGTEEETTEFLASLQRFTSSATA; translated from the coding sequence GTGACTTCATCCGCGTCCAGGAACCTGTCCCGCCTCCCGCTGCGTGAGGAGCTCAGGGGCCAAGAGCCCTACGGAGCTCCGCAGCTCGCCGTGAAGGCCATGCTCAACGTCAACGAGACCACCTATGACGTTCCTGAAGATGTTGTCGATGCCATCGCCAAAGAGGTCCGTGCCGCCGCAGCCGTGCTCAACAGGTACCCAGACCGTGAGTTCTCCACGCTGCGAGACAAGCTCGCCGACTACCTGAACCGGGATCTGGCCTCCGAGGGCGAACCCGCCGAGCTGACGGCAGAGCACATCTGGGCCGCCAACGGCTCCAACGAGATCATGCAGCACATCCTGCAGGCCTTCGCCGGTCCGGGCCGTTCGGTCCTGGCCTTTCCTCCGACCTATTCGATGTACCCGCTCTACGCCCGGGGCACCTACAGCGAATACACCCCCGGCACGCGCGCCGCCGACTTCATCCAGACTCCTGACGACGTGGCCGCCCAGATCCGTGAGCACCGCCCGAACGTCGTCATCCTCTGCTCGCCGAACAATCCCACCGGCACGGCGCTGACCTTGGAGACCGTGGAGGCCGCCTATGCGGCGGGGGAAGACTCTCAGACCATGGTCGTGGTGGACGAGGCCTATGGGGAGTTCCGCCAGACCGGCACAGGATCCGCCCTGGCCCTGCTGCCCGGACGGGAGCGGCTCATCGTCTCGCGGACCATGAGCAAGGCCTTCGCGCTGGCGGGAGGACGGCTGGGCTACCTCGCCGCCGCCCCTGAGGTCACCGACGCGATGCGACTGGTCCGCCTGCCCTATCACCTCTCTGCGGTCACTCAGGCGACCGCCGTCGCGGCGCTGGACCATTCGTCGACCCTGATGGCCAATGTGGAGCGGATCAAGGCACAGCGCGACCGCATCGTCACCGCCTTGGAGCAGATGGGTCTGCGCCCGGCCCCCTCCGATGCGAACTTTGTGTTCTTCGGCGGACTCACCGATGAGAAGGCGGCCTGGCAGCACCTGCTCGACGAGGGCATCCTCATCCGCGACGTCGGCATCCCCGGGCACCTGCGGGTCACTGCGGGCACCGAGGAGGAGACCACCGAGTTCCTCGCCTCGCTGCAGCGCTTCACCTCCAGCGCCACCGCGTAG
- a CDS encoding LysM peptidoglycan-binding domain-containing protein: MHTAHLALAPRVPAPRASASPSAEGSALHLTRRGRFLLLGLPTLAALAFLLLGALMLATSLMNQAQASSGAAPGVEAQVVTVGAGDTLWSVANAVDSEERTQVLIGQIAELNDLDSSQLEPGQELFVPVD, translated from the coding sequence ATGCATACTGCACACCTTGCACTCGCACCTCGTGTCCCCGCACCCCGTGCCTCCGCCTCACCCTCCGCAGAAGGCTCCGCCCTGCACCTGACCCGTCGCGGACGCTTCCTGCTCCTCGGTCTCCCCACCCTCGCCGCCCTGGCCTTCCTGCTGCTGGGAGCGCTGATGCTGGCGACGTCCCTGATGAACCAGGCGCAGGCCTCCTCGGGCGCGGCGCCCGGCGTCGAGGCCCAGGTCGTCACCGTCGGGGCCGGGGACACGCTCTGGAGCGTGGCCAACGCCGTGGACTCCGAGGAGCGCACCCAGGTGCTGATCGGGCAGATCGCTGAGCTCAATGACCTGGACTCCTCACAGCTGGAACCCGGCCAGGAGCTCTTCGTCCCGGTCGACTGA
- the lexA gene encoding transcriptional repressor LexA: MAQETKGTSTAPRLTDRQRQIVDVIQESLAERSYPPSMREIGDACGLASLSSVTHQLARLQELGYIMRVPGRPRAMEVLRDSAGRLLLDEPAVEPGSADRDSVIDLQGYRTQSDSRISEIPVVGQIAAGGPILADQQVEDIMPLPRQLTGEGELFMLQVRGDSMIEAGIFEGDWVVVRRQSTAENGDIVAALLEDEATVKTLKRRDGHVWLLPQNRQYEPILGDESTIMGKVVTVLRSL; encoded by the coding sequence ATGGCGCAAGAGACCAAGGGCACATCCACGGCGCCGCGGCTGACGGATCGGCAGCGCCAGATCGTCGACGTCATCCAGGAGTCCCTCGCGGAGCGGAGCTACCCGCCCTCGATGCGGGAGATCGGTGATGCCTGTGGGCTGGCGTCGCTGTCCTCGGTGACCCACCAGCTGGCCCGCCTGCAGGAGCTCGGCTACATCATGCGGGTGCCCGGCAGGCCGCGTGCGATGGAGGTGCTGCGAGACTCGGCGGGGAGGCTGCTGCTGGATGAACCTGCTGTGGAGCCGGGCTCCGCTGACCGCGACTCGGTCATCGACCTGCAGGGTTATCGGACGCAGTCAGACAGCCGCATCTCGGAGATCCCCGTGGTCGGCCAGATCGCGGCGGGTGGACCGATCCTCGCGGACCAGCAGGTCGAGGACATCATGCCGCTGCCCCGGCAGCTCACCGGCGAGGGCGAGCTCTTCATGCTTCAGGTGCGGGGCGATTCCATGATCGAGGCCGGGATCTTCGAGGGCGACTGGGTCGTGGTGCGGCGCCAGAGCACGGCGGAGAACGGTGACATCGTCGCCGCTCTGCTCGAGGACGAGGCCACGGTGAAGACCCTGAAGCGCCGTGACGGCCACGTCTGGCTGCTTCCGCAGAACCGGCAGTATGAGCCGATTCTCGGCGATGAGTCCACGATCATGGGCAAGGTCGTCACCGTGCTGCGCAGCCTCTGA
- a CDS encoding CapA family protein, whose product MSTPRGTSGSGSLALLVGLAAALVLSGCGDGAGDDSGGHDGAGGAETGETDQAETREPQADEFTIAGTGDVLVHDNVIDEAAALAEDEDYTFAPLMAGVEDLISGADLALCGLESPIAPDGVEPVGYPVFAAPPELPADLASVGFDGCSTANNHSFDQGAAGQERTLDVLDEAGLGHAGTARIEAEAAQPQLYTLERGGREVTVAHVATTRIHNQAHPPPEDEPWRVADVTAEGLTEQAAQAREDGADVVVASVHWGGEYLHQPTEEQRTYGEQLAAGGEIDAVFGSHSHTPQPVENLEGGPTGEGMWVAWSMGNFLSNQDEACCIAETASGTVVYATVGVDDDGAAVTAMEWLPVTVDRGPTDDEPHRGIWPLRDLAEGNIPPAVELSEETVEDRWSRVLEVMTKRELRDEPPSPTGEDPAVVPRRD is encoded by the coding sequence ATGTCCACACCGAGAGGCACCTCAGGCTCAGGATCCCTCGCTCTCCTCGTGGGGCTGGCCGCCGCGCTCGTCCTGTCCGGCTGCGGTGACGGCGCTGGTGATGACAGTGGTGGTCATGACGGGGCCGGTGGGGCCGAGACCGGTGAGACCGACCAGGCGGAGACCCGAGAACCCCAGGCGGATGAGTTCACCATCGCCGGCACGGGGGATGTGCTCGTCCACGACAATGTCATCGACGAGGCGGCCGCGCTGGCCGAGGACGAGGACTACACGTTCGCGCCGCTGATGGCCGGAGTCGAGGATCTCATCAGCGGCGCTGATCTTGCTCTGTGTGGACTGGAGTCACCGATCGCTCCGGACGGTGTGGAGCCGGTCGGGTATCCGGTCTTCGCCGCCCCGCCGGAGCTCCCCGCAGATCTCGCCTCCGTGGGCTTCGACGGCTGCTCCACGGCCAACAATCATTCCTTCGACCAGGGAGCGGCCGGGCAGGAGCGCACGCTCGACGTCCTCGACGAGGCCGGCCTGGGACACGCGGGGACGGCCCGCATCGAAGCAGAAGCCGCCCAGCCCCAGCTGTACACCCTCGAGCGCGGCGGACGAGAGGTGACCGTGGCGCATGTGGCCACCACCAGGATCCACAATCAGGCACACCCGCCTCCGGAGGACGAGCCCTGGCGGGTCGCCGATGTCACTGCCGAGGGCCTCACCGAGCAGGCGGCCCAGGCGCGTGAGGACGGCGCCGACGTCGTCGTCGCCTCTGTCCACTGGGGCGGGGAGTATCTCCACCAGCCCACGGAGGAGCAGCGCACCTACGGCGAGCAGCTGGCTGCCGGCGGCGAGATCGACGCGGTGTTCGGCAGCCACTCCCACACTCCCCAGCCCGTGGAGAACCTCGAGGGAGGTCCGACGGGCGAGGGCATGTGGGTGGCCTGGTCCATGGGCAACTTCCTCTCCAATCAGGACGAGGCCTGCTGCATCGCCGAAACTGCCAGCGGGACAGTGGTCTACGCGACCGTGGGGGTCGACGACGACGGCGCTGCGGTCACCGCCATGGAATGGCTGCCGGTCACCGTGGATCGGGGCCCGACTGATGATGAGCCGCACCGGGGGATCTGGCCGCTGCGGGACCTGGCCGAGGGGAACATTCCGCCCGCTGTGGAACTCAGTGAGGAGACAGTTGAGGACCGGTGGTCGCGGGTCCTGGAGGTCATGACCAAGCGCGAGCTCCGTGATGAGCCGCCCTCACCCACCGGCGAGGACCCTGCTGTGGTGCCCCGCAGGGACTAG
- a CDS encoding M15 family metallopeptidase — MRIPLVGALAALLLLVSGCADGDDAGEDAPVSEDAASAETPVGADETSDGPADGPAESVQPSEAAAGTGRPAAGPDSEPDSVHVLVNKQNPLDPLDYTPDDLRHVDAPHEFEEAPLREEAAGAYEELHAAADEAGLELWATTAHRDYDFQQTLYEQRLFQDGAAAADRVSARPGHSEHQTGLAVDVADLQNRECYLRTCFGDTEQGRWLEVHAAEFGFIIRYPEGAEEITGFDYEPWHLRYVGEEAARAVTERGLTLEEYWDQPPAPDYENEYEPSTVD, encoded by the coding sequence ATGCGCATTCCCCTCGTCGGCGCGTTGGCGGCCCTGCTTCTGCTGGTGTCCGGCTGCGCTGATGGTGACGACGCTGGTGAGGACGCGCCGGTGAGCGAGGACGCCGCCTCCGCTGAGACCCCCGTGGGAGCTGACGAGACGTCGGACGGGCCAGCGGACGGTCCAGCGGAGTCCGTCCAGCCCTCGGAGGCAGCAGCGGGAACCGGTCGGCCCGCTGCTGGGCCGGATTCCGAGCCCGATTCAGTTCACGTGCTGGTGAACAAGCAGAATCCTCTGGACCCTCTGGATTACACGCCGGACGACCTTCGGCACGTGGACGCGCCCCACGAGTTCGAAGAGGCTCCTCTGCGCGAGGAGGCCGCCGGAGCCTATGAGGAGCTCCACGCGGCCGCAGACGAGGCAGGCCTGGAGCTCTGGGCCACCACCGCGCACCGGGACTATGACTTCCAGCAGACCCTCTACGAACAGCGCCTCTTCCAGGACGGCGCCGCGGCCGCCGACCGTGTCAGCGCGCGGCCCGGGCACTCGGAGCACCAGACAGGGCTGGCCGTGGACGTGGCTGACCTGCAGAACCGAGAGTGCTACCTGCGCACCTGCTTCGGAGACACCGAGCAGGGCCGGTGGCTGGAGGTGCACGCAGCCGAGTTCGGATTCATCATCCGCTACCCGGAGGGAGCGGAAGAGATCACCGGCTTCGACTACGAGCCGTGGCATCTGCGCTACGTCGGTGAGGAGGCCGCACGCGCGGTCACCGAGCGTGGACTCACCCTGGAGGAGTACTGGGACCAGCCCCCGGCACCCGACTATGAGAATGAGTACGAGCCCAGCACCGTGGACTGA
- a CDS encoding ATP-dependent DNA helicase — translation MSTTRSTGHKETTKLLERAVSAMGGVERPGQVTMAEHVAMALRKRRHLLVQAGTGTGKSLAYLVPAVVHALDAEKPVLISTATLALQAQIMGRDLPRLLENIAEHVERPVDVALVKGRSNYVCKHKIDGGFPEDDDEQALFSFADEPTGGATPLEPGSQLGREIVTLREWAEVTETGDRDDLPTGVTDRAWRHVSVNAVDCIGARRCPMAAECFSERAREKAKDADLVVTNHAMLAIDAFEGLDVLPDHDAVIVDEAHELADRVTSAVTAQLSAQMIKAAASSARRHTAINVEALHSAGTAVEAAFHRVDSGLLARGLNPQQREAVELARNSARTALSDSKPSGDGEADPGRSTARSRMQAVLETANRILESPETPDVVWLNRQGSFVPGRGYQEADLEEPPIIYVAPTSVAGRLREGLFGDRTVILTSATLTIGDSFDPVAGALGLVGEKAPAWDAVDVGSPFDYPKQGVLYVAKHLPAPSMNTAQAQRDELAGLIEASRGATLALFSSRRAAEDAAEDLRQRLDVPILCQGDSTMSALVREFAEDEETCLFGTMSLWQGVDVPGRACRLVAIDRIPFPRPDDPLLSARSQEVAKNGGNGFMQVAATHAATRLAQGAGRLIRTSEDKGVLAILDSRLATARYGGFLKRSMPDFWPTVNGDLARGALARLAEMDS, via the coding sequence GTGAGCACCACCCGGTCCACCGGGCACAAGGAGACCACCAAGCTGCTCGAGCGCGCCGTCAGCGCGATGGGCGGGGTGGAGCGACCCGGGCAGGTGACCATGGCCGAACACGTGGCCATGGCGCTGCGCAAGCGGCGGCACCTGCTGGTCCAGGCCGGGACCGGCACGGGCAAGTCTCTGGCATATCTGGTGCCGGCCGTGGTGCACGCACTCGATGCCGAGAAGCCGGTGTTGATCTCCACCGCCACGCTGGCGCTGCAGGCCCAGATCATGGGCCGTGACCTGCCGCGGCTGCTCGAGAACATCGCCGAGCATGTGGAGCGTCCGGTGGATGTCGCGCTGGTCAAGGGGCGGTCCAACTATGTGTGCAAGCACAAGATCGACGGCGGGTTCCCTGAGGACGACGACGAGCAGGCCCTGTTCTCCTTCGCCGACGAGCCCACTGGCGGGGCCACCCCGCTCGAGCCGGGCTCCCAGCTGGGCCGAGAGATCGTCACGCTGCGCGAGTGGGCGGAGGTCACTGAGACCGGTGACCGCGATGACCTGCCCACAGGTGTCACCGACCGCGCCTGGAGGCATGTCTCGGTCAACGCGGTGGACTGCATCGGCGCGCGCAGGTGCCCGATGGCCGCGGAGTGCTTCTCCGAGCGAGCCCGGGAGAAGGCCAAGGACGCCGACCTGGTGGTCACCAACCACGCGATGCTGGCCATCGACGCCTTCGAAGGTCTCGACGTGCTGCCCGATCACGACGCCGTCATCGTCGATGAGGCCCACGAACTGGCCGACCGCGTCACCTCGGCGGTCACCGCCCAGCTCTCCGCGCAGATGATCAAGGCTGCAGCCTCCTCGGCCCGGCGCCACACCGCGATCAATGTGGAGGCGCTGCACAGCGCCGGCACTGCGGTGGAGGCCGCCTTCCACCGAGTGGACTCAGGCCTGCTGGCGCGCGGGCTCAACCCGCAGCAGCGCGAGGCCGTGGAGCTGGCCCGCAATTCCGCGCGCACCGCCCTCTCCGACTCCAAGCCCTCCGGCGACGGCGAAGCCGACCCCGGCCGCAGCACCGCCCGCTCCCGGATGCAGGCGGTGCTGGAGACTGCCAACCGGATCCTGGAGTCCCCGGAGACCCCCGATGTCGTCTGGCTCAACCGGCAGGGATCCTTCGTCCCCGGCCGCGGATACCAGGAGGCGGACCTCGAGGAGCCGCCGATCATCTATGTGGCACCCACCTCGGTGGCCGGACGCCTGCGCGAGGGCCTCTTCGGTGACCGCACGGTCATCCTCACCTCCGCCACGCTGACGATAGGGGACAGCTTCGATCCGGTGGCCGGAGCGCTCGGCCTGGTGGGGGAGAAGGCTCCCGCCTGGGACGCCGTCGATGTGGGCAGCCCCTTCGACTATCCCAAGCAGGGCGTTCTCTATGTGGCCAAGCACCTTCCGGCGCCCTCGATGAACACCGCGCAGGCGCAGCGTGACGAGCTTGCCGGTCTGATCGAAGCTTCCCGCGGGGCCACCCTGGCGCTGTTCTCCTCGCGACGTGCCGCCGAGGACGCTGCGGAGGACCTCCGCCAGCGTCTCGACGTCCCGATCCTCTGCCAGGGTGACTCGACGATGTCAGCCCTGGTGCGGGAATTCGCCGAGGATGAGGAGACCTGCCTGTTCGGCACCATGAGCCTGTGGCAGGGCGTGGACGTGCCAGGTCGCGCATGCCGTCTCGTGGCCATAGATCGCATCCCGTTCCCTCGGCCGGACGACCCGCTGCTCAGCGCGCGCAGTCAGGAGGTCGCCAAGAACGGCGGCAATGGATTCATGCAGGTCGCCGCCACGCATGCGGCCACCCGGCTGGCTCAGGGCGCAGGCCGATTGATCCGCACCTCAGAGGACAAGGGTGTGCTGGCGATCCTTGATTCGCGTCTGGCCACTGCTCGCTACGGCGGATTCCTGAAGCGCTCGATGCCGGACTTCTGGCCCACGGTCAACGGAGATCTCGCGCGCGGGGCGCTGGCTCGGCTGGCGGAGATGGACAGCTAA
- the hflX gene encoding GTPase HflX produces the protein MTKQNHTPDPSGETPEEQAAEDVVQSSVDATIERILAADRAREEAPARTTRFEAESSFQRRGILGEQARELSHANSPSDSDGDQYEVLERRSLRRVDGLSTELEDVSEVEYRQLRLERVVLAGLWGEGTVEEAEYSLRELSALAETAGSTVLDGFLQRRAKPDPGTFFGSGKAEEIREAVADLGADTVVVDSELAPSQRRGLEDIVKVKVIDRTGLILDIFAQHAKSREGKAQVELAQMEYMLPRLRGWGESLSRQAGGQVGGASAGIGSRGPGETKIELDRRRINKRMAKLRRDITAMKPARDAKRANRKRNAVPSVAIAGYTNAGKSSLLNRLTDAGVMVENALFATLDPTTRKAVTPDGIGYTLSDTVGFVRQLPTQLIEAFRSTLEEVADADLILHVVDASHPEPEGQIRAVRTVLAEVDAHEVDEVIVLNKADLADWDVVERIRRREPHTIVVSAHTGEGMDELRELISSSIPRPSVPLDLMVPYAQGDIVSRLHAEDAEILSTEYLEEGTLLKVLVRRELVGDLAEFQVDAESTP, from the coding sequence ATGACCAAGCAGAACCACACGCCAGATCCATCAGGCGAGACCCCCGAGGAGCAGGCTGCCGAGGATGTCGTCCAGTCCTCGGTGGACGCGACCATCGAGCGGATTCTCGCCGCAGACCGTGCGCGCGAGGAAGCACCGGCGCGCACCACACGGTTCGAGGCCGAATCAAGCTTCCAGCGCCGCGGAATCCTCGGCGAACAGGCGCGCGAGCTCTCCCATGCGAACTCGCCCTCCGACTCAGACGGGGACCAGTACGAAGTTCTCGAGCGCCGGTCGCTGCGCCGGGTCGACGGGCTCTCCACCGAGCTCGAGGATGTCTCCGAGGTCGAGTACCGCCAGCTTCGCCTCGAGCGCGTGGTGCTCGCCGGACTCTGGGGCGAGGGCACCGTGGAGGAGGCGGAATACTCCCTGCGTGAGCTTTCAGCCCTGGCCGAGACCGCCGGGTCCACAGTGCTCGACGGATTCCTGCAGCGCCGCGCCAAGCCGGACCCCGGCACCTTTTTCGGCTCCGGCAAGGCCGAGGAGATCCGCGAAGCAGTCGCCGATCTCGGCGCCGACACCGTGGTGGTGGATTCCGAGCTCGCTCCCTCCCAGCGCCGCGGACTCGAGGACATCGTCAAGGTCAAGGTCATCGACCGCACCGGGCTGATCCTGGACATCTTCGCCCAGCACGCCAAGTCCCGCGAAGGCAAGGCGCAGGTGGAGCTGGCGCAGATGGAGTACATGCTCCCGCGTCTGCGCGGCTGGGGCGAGTCACTGTCCCGCCAGGCCGGCGGCCAGGTCGGCGGCGCCAGCGCCGGCATCGGCTCCCGCGGACCGGGTGAGACCAAGATCGAGCTCGACCGTCGCCGGATCAACAAGCGGATGGCCAAGCTGCGCCGTGACATCACGGCCATGAAGCCGGCCCGCGACGCCAAGCGCGCCAACCGCAAGCGCAACGCCGTGCCCTCGGTCGCCATCGCCGGCTACACCAACGCGGGCAAGTCCTCGCTGCTGAACCGGCTCACCGACGCCGGAGTCATGGTCGAGAACGCGCTCTTCGCCACCCTGGACCCGACCACCCGAAAGGCGGTCACCCCGGACGGCATCGGCTACACACTCTCAGACACGGTCGGCTTCGTCCGGCAGCTGCCCACCCAGCTGATCGAGGCCTTCCGGTCCACCCTGGAGGAGGTCGCCGACGCCGATCTGATCCTGCATGTGGTCGACGCCTCCCACCCCGAGCCCGAGGGGCAGATCCGTGCGGTCCGCACCGTGCTCGCCGAGGTGGACGCCCATGAGGTGGACGAGGTCATCGTGCTGAACAAGGCCGACCTCGCCGACTGGGACGTGGTGGAGCGGATCCGGCGGCGCGAGCCGCACACGATCGTGGTCTCCGCGCACACCGGGGAGGGCATGGATGAGCTCAGGGAGCTGATCAGCAGCTCCATTCCGCGGCCCAGCGTCCCGCTGGACCTCATGGTGCCCTACGCGCAGGGGGACATCGTCTCCCGCCTGCATGCCGAAGATGCGGAGATCCTCTCTACCGAATACCTGGAGGAGGGCACCCTGTTGAAGGTGCTGGTCCGCCGCGAACTGGTCGGCGATCTCGCCGAGTTCCAGGTCGACGCCGAGTCCACGCCTTGA
- a CDS encoding class I SAM-dependent methyltransferase — MSSQHYFSASPEGPFTRRSVEVTLDGRSVSVSTAGGIFSPEGVDKGTAVLLKHAPAPAQHGDLLDIGCGWGPIALVMAMRSPEATVWAVDVNERSRTLCAENAAALGLTNVRVSAPEDVPTDLSFASIWSNPPIRVGKEALHGLLQHWLPRLSPGGEAWLVVQKNLGADSLLTWMTTMLTEAEGQFRSDRAETSKGFRLLRVQRV, encoded by the coding sequence GTGAGCTCCCAGCATTATTTCTCCGCATCTCCCGAGGGTCCCTTCACGCGCCGCAGTGTAGAGGTGACGCTGGATGGCCGGTCAGTCTCGGTGAGCACCGCTGGCGGGATCTTCTCCCCGGAGGGCGTGGACAAGGGCACGGCGGTGCTGCTCAAACATGCTCCGGCTCCGGCGCAGCACGGCGACCTGCTGGACATCGGCTGCGGCTGGGGGCCGATCGCGCTGGTGATGGCCATGCGTTCTCCCGAGGCGACGGTCTGGGCGGTGGACGTCAATGAACGGTCCCGAACCCTGTGCGCCGAGAACGCCGCCGCGCTGGGACTGACCAATGTGAGGGTCTCGGCACCCGAGGATGTGCCCACGGACCTGAGCTTCGCCTCCATCTGGTCCAATCCCCCGATCCGGGTGGGCAAGGAGGCGCTGCACGGGCTGCTGCAGCACTGGCTGCCGCGCCTGAGCCCCGGCGGCGAGGCCTGGCTGGTGGTGCAGAAGAACCTCGGCGCGGATTCGCTGCTGACCTGGATGACGACCATGCTCACCGAGGCTGAGGGGCAATTCCGCAGCGATCGCGCGGAGACCTCCAAGGGCTTCCGCCTGCTGCGCGTCCAGCGGGTCTAA